A stretch of the Chitiniphilus purpureus genome encodes the following:
- the pheA gene encoding prephenate dehydratase: MDQEQRLKQERDAIDGIDARILELLNARARHARTIGEIKGGGVVYRPEREAQVLARIKSLNGGPLSDETVAKLFREVMSACLALERPLTIAFLGPEGTFSQAAAIKHFGHAATTQACASIDEAFRAVEAGAADYVVAPVENSTEGAVGRTLDLMVNTPLRICGEVVLRIHHHLLRAAEGKQGINRVYSHAQSLAQCHEWLNKNLPADVARISVASNAEAARLASLDPDAAALAGDAAAERFGLFKLAQNVEDEPNNTTRFLVLGQQQTGVSGRDKTSLVLSASNRPGALHALVEPLARHAVSMTKFESRPSRTGLWEYLFFVDVEGHADEPGLQHALSELRAVAAFVKVLGSYPQAVL, from the coding sequence ATGGACCAGGAACAACGACTCAAGCAGGAGCGCGATGCCATCGATGGCATCGACGCACGGATTCTGGAGCTGCTCAACGCGCGTGCCCGGCACGCCCGCACCATCGGCGAGATCAAGGGCGGCGGCGTCGTCTACCGGCCGGAACGGGAAGCGCAGGTGCTTGCACGTATCAAGTCGCTCAACGGCGGGCCATTGTCCGACGAGACCGTGGCCAAGCTGTTCCGTGAAGTCATGTCGGCGTGCCTTGCACTGGAGCGGCCGCTGACCATCGCCTTCCTGGGACCGGAGGGCACCTTCAGCCAGGCCGCGGCGATCAAGCATTTCGGCCACGCAGCGACGACCCAGGCGTGCGCATCGATCGACGAGGCGTTCCGCGCGGTGGAGGCAGGTGCGGCCGACTATGTGGTCGCGCCGGTCGAGAATTCAACCGAGGGGGCCGTCGGGCGCACGCTGGATCTGATGGTCAACACCCCGCTCAGGATCTGCGGTGAGGTGGTGTTGCGCATCCATCACCACCTGCTGCGCGCGGCCGAGGGCAAGCAGGGGATCAACCGGGTGTACTCGCATGCGCAAAGCCTGGCGCAATGCCACGAATGGCTGAACAAGAATCTGCCGGCCGACGTGGCGCGCATCTCGGTGGCGAGCAATGCCGAGGCGGCCCGGCTGGCCAGTCTGGACCCGGATGCCGCGGCGCTGGCAGGCGATGCGGCGGCCGAGCGCTTCGGGCTGTTCAAGCTGGCGCAGAATGTCGAGGACGAGCCGAACAACACCACGCGCTTCCTGGTGCTGGGCCAGCAGCAGACCGGGGTGTCGGGCCGCGATAAGACCTCGCTCGTGCTCTCGGCCTCCAACCGCCCCGGCGCACTGCATGCATTGGTCGAGCCACTGGCGCGTCATGCGGTATCGATGACCAAGTTCGAATCGCGCCCGAGCCGTACCGGATTATGGGAGTACCTGTTCTTCGTCGACGTGGAAGGCCATGCCGATGAACCGGGGCTGCAGCATGCGCTGTCCGAGCTGCGCGCGGTGGCGGCCTTCGTCAAGGTGCTGGGCAGCTATCCGCAGGCAGTGCTCTAG
- the hisC gene encoding histidinol-phosphate transaminase gives MSLQQLAPDHVRAIAPYQPGKPIAELAREMNLDPARIIKLASNENPLGMSPLARAAVERTLAESARYPDGNGFELKARIAQKFGVAPECIVLGNGSNDVLELIARAFLTPADSSVYSQYAFAVYPLVTQACGAGGIEVRAQDYGHDLAAMREAIRPGTKIVWIANPNNPTGTLARPGDLVEFLEGCPQDVLVVLDEAYTEYLPRERRSDSLHWLSRFPNLIVVRTFSKAYGLAGLRVGFGLASPAVADILNRVRQPFNVNLLAQVAACAALDDSVFLADSVRLNNDGMQQVTSALVRLGLSFIPSVANFVTFHCGDAPALNRFMLERGVIVRPLAGYGMPDSLRVSIGLPDENARFIAVLEEALGD, from the coding sequence ATGTCATTGCAGCAGCTTGCCCCGGACCATGTCCGCGCCATCGCCCCTTACCAGCCTGGCAAACCGATCGCGGAACTGGCGCGTGAGATGAATCTGGACCCGGCCCGCATCATCAAGCTGGCCTCCAATGAAAATCCGCTGGGCATGAGCCCGCTGGCACGTGCCGCGGTGGAACGCACGTTGGCCGAGTCGGCGCGCTATCCGGACGGCAACGGTTTCGAGCTCAAGGCCAGGATCGCCCAGAAATTCGGGGTGGCGCCCGAGTGCATCGTACTTGGCAACGGCTCCAATGATGTGCTTGAGCTGATTGCGCGTGCCTTCCTGACCCCAGCCGACTCCTCGGTGTATTCCCAGTATGCGTTCGCGGTGTATCCCCTGGTCACCCAGGCATGTGGCGCCGGCGGCATCGAAGTACGTGCGCAGGACTACGGGCACGATCTGGCCGCGATGCGCGAGGCCATCCGCCCTGGGACCAAGATCGTCTGGATCGCCAACCCCAACAATCCGACCGGAACGCTGGCCCGGCCCGGCGATCTGGTGGAGTTTCTCGAAGGTTGCCCGCAAGACGTGCTGGTGGTGCTGGACGAGGCCTACACCGAATACCTGCCGCGCGAGAGGCGCAGCGATTCGCTGCATTGGCTGAGCCGTTTTCCCAATCTGATCGTGGTACGTACCTTCTCCAAGGCGTACGGCCTTGCGGGGCTGCGTGTCGGCTTCGGCCTGGCGAGCCCCGCCGTGGCCGATATCCTCAATCGCGTCCGGCAGCCGTTCAATGTCAATCTGCTCGCTCAGGTCGCCGCCTGCGCCGCGCTCGATGACTCGGTATTCCTCGCCGACTCGGTGCGCCTGAACAACGATGGCATGCAGCAAGTGACCAGCGCCTTGGTCCGGCTCGGGTTGAGCTTCATTCCCAGTGTGGCCAACTTCGTGACGTTCCACTGTGGCGATGCGCCGGCGCTGAACCGCTTCATGCTGGAACGCGGGGTGATCGTGCGCCCGTTGGCCGGTTACGGCATGCCCGATTCGTTGCGCGTCTCGATCGGCCTGCCCGATGAGAACGCCCGTTTCATCGCCGTGCTGGAAGAGGCGCTGGGGGACTGA
- a CDS encoding Tim44 domain-containing protein, with the protein MKRLLIAVFAMLVGLGAIAEDAEARRFGGGKSSGMQRTAPQRNVDQAPVRPQQPVGATPRKNSWLGPIAGLAAGLGLAALFSHLGLGEGFANFVMLALLVLAVVLVVRWLMRRAQPRSAPPLQYAAGPAQLAPMPGAAKDPVMPTAGLAGGAGGASAFATPSLPPGFDGEGFAREAKRNFIRLQAAYDAGDLEDIRTFTSPEMFAEVKLQLAERGTVPQTTDVVELHAQVIECVDEGPRYVTSVRFSGLIREERNAAPTPFDETWHLTKPHDGRHGWVVAGIQQNI; encoded by the coding sequence ATGAAACGTTTATTGATTGCCGTCTTTGCCATGCTGGTCGGGCTGGGTGCGATTGCCGAGGATGCCGAGGCCCGGCGTTTTGGCGGCGGCAAGTCTTCGGGCATGCAGCGCACCGCGCCACAGCGCAATGTCGACCAGGCGCCGGTCCGCCCGCAACAGCCGGTCGGCGCGACGCCCCGCAAGAATTCCTGGCTCGGCCCCATTGCCGGCCTGGCGGCCGGCTTGGGGCTGGCGGCATTGTTCTCCCATCTGGGCCTTGGCGAAGGCTTCGCCAATTTCGTGATGCTGGCGCTCCTGGTGCTGGCGGTGGTGCTGGTGGTGCGCTGGCTGATGCGACGTGCACAGCCGCGTAGTGCGCCACCGCTGCAATACGCAGCAGGCCCCGCGCAATTGGCGCCGATGCCTGGCGCCGCCAAGGACCCGGTGATGCCTACCGCGGGCCTGGCTGGCGGAGCAGGCGGCGCGTCCGCATTCGCTACCCCTTCCTTGCCCCCTGGCTTTGATGGCGAAGGCTTTGCACGCGAAGCCAAGCGAAACTTCATCCGGTTGCAGGCTGCTTATGATGCGGGCGATTTGGAAGACATTCGGACCTTCACATCGCCCGAGATGTTCGCAGAGGTGAAGCTGCAGTTGGCCGAGCGTGGCACCGTGCCGCAGACCACCGACGTGGTGGAGCTGCATGCCCAGGTGATCGAATGCGTCGACGAAGGGCCGCGCTATGTCACCAGCGTGCGCTTCTCGGGGTTGATCCGCGAGGAGCGGAATGCGGCGCCCACGCCGTTCGACGAAACCTGGCACCTGACCAAGCCGCACGACGGCCGGCACGGCTGGGTGGTGGCCGGGATCCAGCAGAACATCTGA
- a CDS encoding LOG family protein, with protein MQHVAVFCGARHGGEPIYTVAARTLGAMLAQSGRTLVYGGGRVGLMGELADAALHAGGRVIGVIPHFMVERELAHGGLSELIVVDSMHARKARMVELADAFIAMPGGFGTLDEWFEILTWAQIGLHGKPAGLLNVAGYFDALLAFVRHAAAQGFVAPAEVERLVLAGSADTLLAALAAIPASPGHWRRTDVSARG; from the coding sequence ATGCAACATGTGGCTGTCTTCTGCGGGGCGCGGCATGGCGGTGAACCCATCTACACCGTGGCGGCGCGCACGCTGGGTGCGATGCTTGCCCAAAGCGGGCGTACCCTGGTGTACGGCGGTGGCAGGGTCGGGCTCATGGGTGAGCTTGCCGATGCGGCGCTGCACGCCGGCGGCCGCGTGATCGGGGTGATTCCGCATTTCATGGTCGAGCGCGAGTTGGCGCATGGCGGCTTGAGCGAGCTGATCGTGGTCGACTCGATGCACGCGCGCAAGGCGCGCATGGTCGAGCTCGCCGATGCCTTCATCGCCATGCCGGGTGGGTTTGGTACGTTGGACGAGTGGTTCGAGATCCTGACCTGGGCCCAGATCGGCCTGCATGGCAAACCGGCCGGGCTGCTCAACGTGGCCGGGTATTTCGATGCCTTGCTGGCGTTCGTGCGTCATGCCGCAGCTCAAGGATTCGTCGCGCCGGCCGAAGTCGAGCGCCTGGTGCTGGCAGGCTCTGCCGACACGCTGCTGGCGGCCTTGGCGGCCATACCGGCTAGCCCGGGACATTGGCGCCGTACCGACGTGTCGGCACGCGGCTGA
- a CDS encoding low molecular weight protein-tyrosine-phosphatase, which translates to MIKKERFSVLFICTGNICRSPTADGVLRHLVRQAGLQDRVEVDSAGTHDYHIGEAPDRRTQAHAVKRGYDLCSLRAREVASGDFARFDLVLAMDRGHLALLQRQCPAAYRHKVRLFLEFATRHGEREVPDPYYGGAEGFEHVLDLVEDGCAGLLAHVREQLVLQH; encoded by the coding sequence ATGATAAAAAAGGAAAGATTCTCGGTATTGTTCATCTGCACCGGCAACATATGCCGCAGCCCCACCGCAGACGGTGTGTTGCGTCATCTCGTACGGCAGGCCGGCCTGCAGGACAGGGTGGAAGTCGATTCGGCCGGCACGCATGACTACCACATCGGTGAAGCGCCCGACCGCCGCACCCAGGCGCATGCGGTCAAGCGCGGTTATGACCTGTGCAGCCTACGCGCGCGCGAAGTGGCATCCGGCGATTTCGCCCGTTTCGATCTGGTGCTGGCGATGGATCGGGGACACTTGGCGTTGCTGCAGCGTCAGTGTCCGGCTGCGTACCGGCACAAGGTCAGGCTGTTCCTGGAGTTCGCCACCCGGCATGGTGAACGCGAGGTGCCGGACCCCTACTATGGCGGTGCCGAAGGGTTCGAGCACGTGCTCGACCTGGTGGAGGACGGCTGCGCCGGCCTGCTTGCGCACGTACGTGAGCAGTTGGTGCTGCAACACTGA